The Thermacetogenium phaeum DSM 12270 genome segment CCACGATCTCCAACGCCTGATCCACATCCTCCTTCCCGATGACTAAGGGGGGCAGGAAGCGGATCACTTTCTCCGCCGTGCAGTTGACGAGAAGTCCCCGCTCCTGGCAGAGGGACACGAGGCTCTGGCCGGGCCGGTCCAGCTCCATTCCCAGCATCAAGCCGACACCGCGCACCTCCCGGATACAGGGGAATTTCTTCCGGAGGGACTCCAGGCGCTTTTTGAAGTAAGCCCCGGTCTTCGCCGCCCTCTCAACGAGCCCTTCCTCCTGCAGCACCTTGAGGACGGCCCTGGCTGCCGCACAGGCCACCGGGTTCCCCCCAAAGGTGGAGCCGTGAGTGCCCGGCCGGAATGCCCGGGCGACCTCTTCCCCCGCCACCGCAGCGCCGATCGGCAGCCCCCCGCCCAGGGACTTGGCCAGGGTGAGGATGTCGGGGCGCACCCCGTAGTGCTCGAAGGCAAAAAACTTCCCCGTCCGCCCCAGCCCGCACTGCACCTCATCAAAGATCAGCAGAACGCCATCCTTATCCCGCAGCTCCGCCAGGGCATTCATGAACTCACCGGTAGCGGGATAGACTCCCCCCTCCCCCTGTACCGGTTCTACCAGGACGGCCACCGTATCCGGCGTCACCGCCTCCCAAAGCGCTCCCACATCATTAAAGGGAACGTGGCGAAAACCGGCAGGCAGAGGGGTGAACCCTTGTGAAAATTTTTCCTGACCGGTAGCGGCGAGTGTCCCCAGGGTCCGGCCGTGGAATGAATGCGTGAAGGTGATGATCTCCGGATTCTCCTTGCCGCGCTCATACCCGTAGCGTCGGGCGAGTTTGATCGCCGCCTCATTGGCCTCGGCCCCGCTGTTACAAAAGAAGGAGCGGTCAAGGCCGCTAAAGAGCGCCAGTTCCCGGGCCAGCTCAACAGGCGACTCAAACCAGTAAAGGTTGGAGCAATGGATCAGCTGCTCCACCTGCTCCCTGACGGCCGCCACAACCCGGGGATGGCAGTGGCCTACGGAATTGACGGCGAGTCCCCCCACGAAATCCAGATAGCAACGACCTTCGGCATCCCAGACCCGGGCTCCTTCCCCCCTGGCGACGACCAGAGGCAGCTGTGCATAATTCTGCATCAGGTACCTCTTTCCCATCTCCATAACCTGCTCCCCCGTCACAACCTTCAGCCCCTTTCCCGATCACTCTTTGACTACCATAGTACCGACACCCTCATCTGTGAAGACCTCCAGGAGGATGGAGTGCAAAATTCTGCCGTCGATAATGTGGGTGCGCCCGACCCCATTCTCGAGCGCATGGACACAGCACTCCACCTTGGGAATCATCCCCCCGGCGATAATCCCCCTGGCGATCAAATCGGGCACCTCATCAACCCTGATCACCGAAAGGAGGCTCCCCGGGTCATTCCTGTCTGCGAAGATCCCCTCCACATCGGTTAAGAGCACCAGTTTGTTGGCCTTTAAGGCAGCGGCAACGGCACCCGCCACATAATCGGCATTGATATTGTAGCTCCTCCCGTCATCCCCCACACCGATGGGGGCGATCACCGGTATATAGCCTTCGTCCTTGACCGTCTCGATAATCTCCGGATTGATCCTCTCCACTTCCCCCACACACCCCAGGTCGACCGGCTCTTCCCCCGGGGGTGCAGGAATGGTCTTTTTGCGGGCGGTGATCAGCCCGGCATCCTTCCCGCAGAGTCCGATCCCCTTGCCGCCCAGCTGGTTGATCAGGGTGACGATCTCCTTATTCACCTTGCCGGCGAGCACCATCTCCACGACCTCCATGGTCTTCTCATCGGTGATCCGCTGGCCGTGCACAAACCCCGTCTTCATCCCGAGCCGCTCCAGCATCTCGTCGATGGCCTTCCCGCCCCCGTGGACGATAACCGGATGAATTCCAACCAGCTTCAGCAGAATACAGTCGGTGATCACCCCCCGTTCCAGCTCATCGCTGATCATAGCCCTGCCGCCGTACTTGATGACCACCGTCTGTCCGGAGAATTTCCTGATATAGGGCAAGGCCTCCACGAGTATCGATGCCTTTTCTAAAGGAGTCAGGACCATCCCTTTCCCCTCCCTCTAAGTCCGGTAGTGAGCGTTGATGCGCACGTAGTCAAAAGAAAGGTCACAGCCCCAGGCCGTTCCCCGACCACCCCCGGAGTGCAGATCCAGGGTGATGGTCACCTCTCTCTGCGACAGGATCGAGCGGGCCTTCTCCTCGTCGAAGGCAAGGCCCATCCCCCGGGCCGCCACCTGAAGATCGCCCAGAAAAACATCCACCAGGTTCGGGTCGAAGGGAACACCGCAGGCACCGGCAGCCGAGAGGACCCGCCCCCAGTTGGCATCCTCGCCGAAGATGGCGGCCTTGACCAGGTTGGAGCCGGCCACGGCTCGCGCAATCTTGCGTGCCTCCGCTTCGCCTGGTGCCCCTTTAACCCGCACCTCCAGCAGCTTGGAGGCTCCCTCCCCGTCGCTGGCAATCATCTTGGAAAGCTCCACACAGACTGCCAGGAGGGCATCCCTGAAGAGGGTGAACTCCGGATCGCCGGCAGTGAGGGGTGAATTTCCCGCCCTGCCGTTGGCCAGGAGCACCACCATGTCGTTGGTGCTGGTGTCACCGTCGACTGTAATGACATTGAAGGAGCGGTCGGTCGCCCAGCGCAGGGCCTGCTGCAGCGCAGGCACTTCTACCACCGCATCCGTTGTAATAAAGGCGAGCATCGTCGCCATATTCGGGTGGATCATCCCCGAACCCTTGGCAATCCCCCCGACGGTTACCTCCTTATCGCCCAGGGGCAGCCGGATTGCACACTCCTTGGTAGTGGTATCGGTCGTAAGAATGGCCTCCGCAGCAGCCCCTCCACCGTCGACGGAGAGGGCTAGAGCGGCCTTTCTGATGCCTGCCTCAATCTTCTCCATGGGAAGATACTCACCGATAACCCCCGTGGAAGCAACAATAACCTGCTGCGGAGGTACCTTCAGAGCCTCCCCGGCCACCTCCGCCATGCGCCGGGCGTCGGCAATCCCCCGCTCACCGGTGCAGGCATTGGCAATACCGCTGTTCACAACGACAGCCCGGGCCTGCCCTTCCGTCTGCATCAGGTGCTCGCGCGTCACCAGCACCGGTGCTGCCTGCACCTGGTTTTGAGTAAAGAGCGCAGCGGCCGCAGCGGGTGCCTCCGAATAAAGGAGGGCCAGGTCGCGCCTTCCCCTTTTACGCACCTCTGCCGCCATACCGGCGGCCAAAAAGCCCTTCGGAGCTGTTATACCACCAGGAACCATTTTCCACTTCTGATCGTACAAAGCCAACTCCCGTTTCCCGTCAACAACACTAAATCCTACTACATTGCGGCCCCGACTCGGGAAAGAGATTGGACCCTTGGGACCTGCTACCGGGAAGACGGGCTACCCCCTTTCCTGATAGATTTTCAATCAAAGCCTGGCACGGCCATAAGTAATCAGCAGCCGGATATCCGCCTGATTTTAAGGGTACAGCCCCGGTCCTGTAAGCCCCGTCACCTCCGGAAGGCCGAACATGAGATTCATGTTTTGCACCGCCTGCCCCGCCGCCCCTTTTACCAGATTGTCGATGGCGGACACAACAACGGCCTGCCTCTCTGCGCCGGAGGTGACTCCGAGGAAGCACCTGTTCGTTCCCAGGACCCACTTGGTTTCCGGCCATTCCCCGGCGACCGCAACCTGCACAAAGGCCTCACCGGCGTAGAACTCCTCGTAAATCCGCCTTAAGGATGCGTCATCCATCGGGCGCTCCATTCTTGCGTAAACGGTGCTCAAAATCCCCCGTGTTACCGGAATTAGGTGAGGGGTAAAGAAGACGTCGACTTGGCCGCCCGATAAGACGCCGGCATAATAGGAGATCTCCGGCGTGTGGCGGTGCACTCCCACCCCGTAGGCCCTGATATTTTCGTTGCACTCGGGGAAATGGCATCCCAGGCTCGGCGACCTTCCCGCCCCCGAAACCCCCGATTTGGAGTCAACAATCACCGTCGACCGGTCGACCAGCCCGTGTTTGAGAAGCGGCGCTAAGGCCAGGAGAGCGCTGGTGGGGTAGCAGCCCGGATTGGCTACGAGCTGCGCCGCGCTGATCGACGAGCGGAAGAGTTCCGGCAGGCCGTAGACGGCATCCTTCAACAGTTCCGGGGCGCCGTGCGGCACTCGGTACCACTCCTCGTACAGCTTCACATCGGGAAGGCGAAAATCGGCAGCCAGATCGATCACCCTTTTCCCTCTCTTCAGGACCTCCCTGGCCACGGGGGCGGAAACCCCGTGCGGCAGGGCCAGAAACACCACATCTGCCCACGCTGCGAGATCCGGAAGCTTCTCCATACCCCAAATCTCCCGATCGACATGTCCGCGCAGATGGGGAAAAACACGGTCGAGGGCCTCCCCCACAAAATCCCGCGAGGCCACCCTGATCTCCTCTATCTCCGGATGCCGGCAGAGGATCCTCACCAACTCCTCCCCGACATAGCCGGTTACTCCCACGATTCCTGCTTTCAAACCCATAATCCCATTCTCCCCTTATCTATGCTCTGATAATCAAGGTTAGACCTTCTGTCCGCGACACTCCTAAACCGCAGGATAAGCCTTTTACCGGAGCCCCGGCATAGAACGCCAAACAGCGCTTTTTCAGAAAGAGAAGTCCTAGGAGGGTTTATATTTTAAGACAGGAGACCCACTACAAAACATTGCTTATTATTATACATACCATTGCATAAAAATACAACCACATCTCATTAAACTTAAGCAACTTTTTAGGAAACTAAAACTTAATTCCAGCTCCCGGTACGGCGGCGACACCGGCATTTTAACCCGCCCTTTACCGGGGAACAAGCGGCCAGAGACTTTCGGCGAAAAAGAATGACCAGTCATCCTCGCTTCGCCTGTTCTGTTAACCGGCCTTCCATAGGTCGCTCGCCGGTAGACCCCTCGGGTATTTTCATACTCTGCTGGTGCCGCCGCTGGCGGCATGGTGGTTTCCAGAAGGAAAAAAGGCCCGGCTGGGCCAGACAAGGCAGCAACAAGAAGGAGCAACGGCGGTCAGCGCTCATTAATAATCTCTAGCTTTTCCCCGCACTTCCGGCACCTTCCGCCAGC includes the following:
- a CDS encoding acetylornithine transaminase yields the protein MGKRYLMQNYAQLPLVVARGEGARVWDAEGRCYLDFVGGLAVNSVGHCHPRVVAAVREQVEQLIHCSNLYWFESPVELARELALFSGLDRSFFCNSGAEANEAAIKLARRYGYERGKENPEIITFTHSFHGRTLGTLAATGQEKFSQGFTPLPAGFRHVPFNDVGALWEAVTPDTVAVLVEPVQGEGGVYPATGEFMNALAELRDKDGVLLIFDEVQCGLGRTGKFFAFEHYGVRPDILTLAKSLGGGLPIGAAVAGEEVARAFRPGTHGSTFGGNPVACAAARAVLKVLQEEGLVERAAKTGAYFKKRLESLRKKFPCIREVRGVGLMLGMELDRPGQSLVSLCQERGLLVNCTAEKVIRFLPPLVIGKEDVDQALEIVEQALEVFLADAC
- the argJ gene encoding bifunctional glutamate N-acetyltransferase/amino-acid acetyltransferase ArgJ, which produces MVPGGITAPKGFLAAGMAAEVRKRGRRDLALLYSEAPAAAAALFTQNQVQAAPVLVTREHLMQTEGQARAVVVNSGIANACTGERGIADARRMAEVAGEALKVPPQQVIVASTGVIGEYLPMEKIEAGIRKAALALSVDGGGAAAEAILTTDTTTKECAIRLPLGDKEVTVGGIAKGSGMIHPNMATMLAFITTDAVVEVPALQQALRWATDRSFNVITVDGDTSTNDMVVLLANGRAGNSPLTAGDPEFTLFRDALLAVCVELSKMIASDGEGASKLLEVRVKGAPGEAEARKIARAVAGSNLVKAAIFGEDANWGRVLSAAGACGVPFDPNLVDVFLGDLQVAARGMGLAFDEEKARSILSQREVTITLDLHSGGGRGTAWGCDLSFDYVRINAHYRT
- the argC gene encoding N-acetyl-gamma-glutamyl-phosphate reductase is translated as MGLKAGIVGVTGYVGEELVRILCRHPEIEEIRVASRDFVGEALDRVFPHLRGHVDREIWGMEKLPDLAAWADVVFLALPHGVSAPVAREVLKRGKRVIDLAADFRLPDVKLYEEWYRVPHGAPELLKDAVYGLPELFRSSISAAQLVANPGCYPTSALLALAPLLKHGLVDRSTVIVDSKSGVSGAGRSPSLGCHFPECNENIRAYGVGVHRHTPEISYYAGVLSGGQVDVFFTPHLIPVTRGILSTVYARMERPMDDASLRRIYEEFYAGEAFVQVAVAGEWPETKWVLGTNRCFLGVTSGAERQAVVVSAIDNLVKGAAGQAVQNMNLMFGLPEVTGLTGPGLYP
- the argB gene encoding acetylglutamate kinase, with translation MVLTPLEKASILVEALPYIRKFSGQTVVIKYGGRAMISDELERGVITDCILLKLVGIHPVIVHGGGKAIDEMLERLGMKTGFVHGQRITDEKTMEVVEMVLAGKVNKEIVTLINQLGGKGIGLCGKDAGLITARKKTIPAPPGEEPVDLGCVGEVERINPEIIETVKDEGYIPVIAPIGVGDDGRSYNINADYVAGAVAAALKANKLVLLTDVEGIFADRNDPGSLLSVIRVDEVPDLIARGIIAGGMIPKVECCVHALENGVGRTHIIDGRILHSILLEVFTDEGVGTMVVKE